agaggagaggagaacacagatagggagagacagagagggaggagagacagagacagcaaggagagacagaaacagatagagagacacagagacagagagagggaggagagacagcgataaggagagaaacagaaagagagggagagacagaggaaaggagagagagatagagagggagagacacagagagagggacagaggtgGACAGAGAGACAAGGGCAGAGGCACAGGGACAGAGAtgtgaaaaatactgaagagataagtaaatacagggtggagagacagagaccgagagggagagagagagagatacaaaggaaaggaggagaggcagagatagagagggagagacacacagaggaaaggcggagagataaagatagagagggagagacacagagagagggaggagagagagggagagagacagtggaAAAGagtagagatagagaaagagggagagagacacaaagaagaagaggagggggggacagagagagagagtgagagaagagagagggagagagactacaagaaggagagatagagatagacagacacagagacagagtgagggaggagagacagatagggagagaaacacagaggagaggaggagagatagagatagagaggaagaggcacagagagagggaggacagacagagacagggagacagaggaaaagaggagagacagagaaagagatggagagagacacagaggagagaagaaacagagatagagagggagagagagagacagacagacagagagaaggaggagagacagacagagacagcaaggagagacagaaacagatggaaagacacagagacagagagagggaggacagaCAGATAGGGAGACAGACGAaaagaggacagagaaagagagggagagagacacagaggagagaagaaacagagatagagaggcagaaacagagacagagagagagagagggaggagagacagagacagcaagaaggacagacagaaacagatggagagacacagagacagagagagggaggagagacagagaggaaaagacagagaggaggagagacagaaacagagagggagagacccagagagaaggaggagagtcaaacagggagagaggagagacacagagaaaaggagagacagagacagagggagagacccagagagaaggaggagagacagagacattagGAAAGGGAGTGACACAGAGGGAAGGACAGAGGTGGACAGACAGACAAGGACAGAGGAATAGGGACAGAAATGGATCCAGAGAACACACGTgaaaagtgctggagatacagatgaacacagaagagacagagaagacagagagaggagagacagagacagagggagagacccagagagaaggagagacagagacagagaagacggagaggagagacagagagggagagacacaaaCGGAAGGGACaggcacagagacacagagaaaggagtAAAAGGTCTAAAGAGGAacgggggagacagagagacaaacgtAGGCACCGTCTGAGCGGGTTATTTAGAGAGAGAAACTGACGCGAAGACACAGCCCGAAACAAAGATCCAGGGCTGGGGACTGGAAGAGGCGGAGAAGCAGGGGTCTGCAGAGATGGACCAAGGGGGACAGAGATAAGGAGACAAGGACACAGTAATAAACACAGAGTGCTGGGGAAACATGCAAGGGACAGAGACTCGGAGGcgcaaagaaacagagacagggcaTTTCCCGACAACCCGAGCTATCTCCGTTCCCCAAGCCCTTCCTCGTCCCACTTTGTCCCTGCCCCGTCCCCTGGCTCCGGCCACTATCGCTCTGTCCAGTGGCATCACTTTGACtttccctgccccgccccccgccTCCGCACCCTCGGGGTTCGGCGACCGCAGCAAGTTGCGATAGAGTGGTCTCCGCACGTAGAGAAGCTTCCAGCTGAGGCCCTCCGGCAGGTTCAGTTCCGCTCCGGGCGTCCCCCACTCGTCCAGCAGCAGCTGGCGGGCACCTTGTTCCGATGGCCCTGGCGAAGGGGGCACGCCGATAGAGGCAGGAGACAGAGGCGGTGGGGGCGAGGGAGCCCGTGGTGGAAACGGGGGAGAAGGGGGTCTCGGTGGTTCCTTCTGCCCATCAGGCCTTCCATCTGGCTGGCTGGCCATTCCTCCTTCCGCGGCACGTCCATCCATCTCTCCGTCGGTTGGTCTGTCCATCTCTGTGTATCTTTTACGGTTGTGAGTTTCCTGAAGGTGGGGCCACATCATTTTGGTATTTAAGGAGGAGCTACTCTAGGTGGAGAAAAACCCAGGAGTTCGTGTCCCTAACCCTTCCCTCTCCACTCAGGAGACCAGCCAACCCTACCTCCATTTTGTGGACCCAGCCTCCTGAAACCCGGTTGGGAAACCTGGTTGGAGAACTTAGGTGTCCAGGCCTCCCAGCCCCCTCATCCTCACCCCTCCCTCTCAGAAACCTGAAGGAGGACCCAggtaccttccccctcccccacccccaaggcccCATCAAACACTCAGGCCATCAGACCCCTCTGTCTAACCCCTGGCCCCATTAGGGACCAATCCTCCAAGTTTTGCCTCCTCCTTGGGGGTCCAGAGGACTAGCTCCTTGACTTTCTCAGACCTGGAAAGAGGACACTGGCAGGCAGCCCCCTCCTTTCTGGGCAGGGCTAATTAAGGAGGTTAATGTTGGGATTGGGCCCTCCCTAATGAGGCCAATCAGCCTCGTTAACATTCCTAATGGCAAGATTAATAAGGAGCCCACTGACCTCAGAAGATCTTAGAAGCACCTCAGACCAGCCTGCCCTACCTGCTGGGTCCCAGGCATCCTGGCTCCAGGCCATTTCCTGCTTTCATCACTAAAGCCCTGAAACCAAGGGGTGTCAGAAGGTGaggaattggggaggggagaagaaggaagggctgGTAGACAAACCCAGAGTCCCCCACCCACCAAAGACATAAACACACGTAGCCACCCAGGGCAGGCCAAGCATCCTGCCCCACTCAGACAGGTGGAGATGGAAAGAAGAGAGCCACAGAAAAGCACCCATATGGGTGGGAACCTTATCTAATGTAATAAGCAAAGTGTGTCCTCAAAGAAGAATCCAGGGCAGGGAGGGGCCTAGAACCAGGGAcaggacagagagacaaacagatggagtgggagagacagagaaaagagacatgGACCTATGCTCCCTATCCTCTAAATCTCGGATCCCCCAGAACCCCTCAGGCTTTGATTCCTCAGGTGAGGATTGTCAGATGCCCAGTCCCAGGAtgcgagttcaaattctgctttgccacttactacctgtatgaccttggccaagtttcatcacctctctgcgcctgtttcctcatctgtaaaactgaaccAGCTGGACTAGAcagatttctaaggttccttccagttctgcctTAAAAGGTCTTGGTTAAAAACAAGGGCCCTTCCTTAGCTCCTTCCCACAGGGTTGGGGTGACTGTGGCCATCTGGCCCACCTCCCATGGGTGGGccaagggaaggcagaggggcaGGTCAGAAACACAAGATATACAATGCAAAGCGAGCCCTGTAGGGTACAAGATTGGCCAGTGTGTCAAAAAGTATTTACTAGGCATTCAGATATCCATCCACCCAGTCCCTCAGTAGACAAAGAACCTGTCTGGGTGCGTGGGGGTACACTGCAACGAGATAGGGGGGAAAAGGGTGTTACTAAACTAAGTGGAGCTCATTAACtactagagctgaaaggaaattTAGGAAATTATCTAattcaaatgtctcattttacatttggagaaactgaggtccacagcaAGCGTTTGTGCAAAGTAACATAGTAGACagcagctaggatttgaaccagtcttctgactccaagcccaacactcttaGTCCTCATCATCCTGGTGATGGGGGCTCTGCAGCCCCTCTAAATCGTGCCCCCCAACAACACCGTGAAGCCAGGGCACCCACGCTCTAATTACAACCTGCAGGGGGCGCCAGAGCCGAGAGAGAAACATTCACAGTGACAGGGCAGCAGGGGAAGACCCAGTGACCCAAAAGGCAGTAATAACCAGGAAAGAGCCTGGGCCTGGGAATGTGGAAGTGGGCTGCTCTTTTCTGGAGCTGATTTTAATCACTGCTTGTGTGAATCACTCCCCTCCAGTCAAGCAATCCTTGTAATGATGGAAGAATCATTTATCGATTAATCGATCATCAACAGCAAATGCCTTGAAGGAGATGGACTCAAGATCTGGGGCTCCAGAGCCGTTGGGAACAGCCCCGGACCTCTGTGTGGACAGGGCGTTGGTGACAAGTTTGACCTCTGACCCTGCCTGATGGGACCCCCCCTCAGTCTCAGTTCAGGACCGTAGGGTCTATTGTGATGGTCACTCTTAGGACCATCCCTTCTAGCTGAGGGGGTGACACCCCATAGGGGCCACCACAGCTGCCCTGGATACAGGGGGAACATGGCTTGTCCTCTCTGGTGTGATCTTCTACTGCCAGTCCCATTTTGCCGGGCAGCATCTGTTAGATAATTACAGAAGTCCAGGAGGGAACTTTTCTGAAAAATGCGTAacttacaaaaaaaaacctaaagattTGTTCATCTAGGCCAGTGTTCATTTCACggagggagaaactgagtctcagaaaagccTTGGCCTaagacccccacccccaacccatgGGGGAAGAGCGACATGGCCCAGTGGGAAAGATGTGAGTCTGCGTCCATCCTGGCTTTGCCGCCAGCTAGGGGATCCAGCAAGCCACTCGACTTTTAAAGAGGGTGGACAGGTCTAGTGTTGGATTCCTCAAAGACATGGAAGAAAGGGTTTTTGTGCCTTTCAGCACTACCAGGGACACATGAGCTGGAAAGCGAACCCCTGCTCCCACTCTGGTCATTGGTCAGCCTGGACACTCACGGAGCCCAAGGACGTATAAAGTAGGGCCCCAATGTACTGCAGGTTTCAGACAGGAAGGATGGGACTGAAGAACCAGGCACATATTTGCCAAACTCCTCCATCCTGGGGCAAGCTCACATCACTTGCACTCCCTAGAGGGTTCATTTAGATGGCTCAGATCCCATCTGAGACCTCCTGGGAACCATCTGGAGGCCCTGGATCCAGGACTGCTGAAGCTGGCCATCGCCCCCCTCCggccccccaccccatcttcatCTCAGGGTGATCTCATGTGGCTacactgggtggggggggggggaggcacaAAGGAGAGACAAGACAGCAACTTGTTCCCATCAACCCCTCCCCTTGGCCCACAGCCCGATTCCAGACACCCACACTCAGCTACAACTTTTctcagaaatgaaggaaaatattttactTGTAAAACTAACTGGGGGTCCAGGCCTGCAGCATGGCTTCCCAAATCCTGGGCCCCGGCTCCTGGAGGACCCCCCTTATGGGGCCCAGGGCCGTGGGTTGTTATGAAATGACAATATAaatagctcttttttttaaaaagagggtcCCATAggagcacagtagtattctcaGCAGAGGCCAGAAGAGAGAGGCTCCCCGAACCTGCCAGTCATCAGACATCAGCAGAGGGAGAGGCAGGCAGACATTCCCCATCGGCCTTCCAACTGGCTTGGAGGTGGGAAAAGGAAACAGCTTTCCACGCATTGAGTATGTCAACATAGGTTCACACCAGTCAgccagacatgcacacacacaaaagcccCAGAGACACAGGCAAGTCCAAGCATCCGTTGCAAACATGTACAGACACACAACGCGGTGACCCAAAAAACACACGCTCTGACAGAGACAGCCCACGCACGGAAGACAGTGCCAGAGCTAAGGGCTGCGTGGTTCTTCTGTCCACACATGGCCCACCCCAAACAGACTGCTCCTGAAGGATGAGCTCCCAGGAGCTTCAGCAACTCTCTGCCTGGGCCAGGGGAATACTCTCCTGGCCTGCAGATTTCCAGTGTCAAGCCAACCGGCCCCTGAATGGAGGCAGGGGGGGGATGGGGTCTC
This Trichosurus vulpecula isolate mTriVul1 chromosome 2, mTriVul1.pri, whole genome shotgun sequence DNA region includes the following protein-coding sequences:
- the NCCRP1 gene encoding F-box only protein 50 isoform X2, giving the protein MSLVGGGLWVCLPALPSSPLPNSSPSDTPWFQGFSDESRKWPGARMPGTQQSSSSLNTKMMWPHLQETHNRKRYTEMDRPTDGEMDGRAAEGGMASQPDGRPDGQKEPPRPPSPPFPPRAPSPPPPLSPASIGVPPSPGPSEQGARQLLLDEWGTPGAELNLPEGLSWKLLYVRRPLYRNLLRSPNPEGINIYEPPPPCGPARPLETLGNFSGWQISTEKLLPNFSWTVKQQCVDLLAEGLWEELLDDEQPAITVMDWFEDSRLDVCVYELHVWLLAADRRTVLRQYHAAPRPSPRGPGGRWCQVI
- the NCCRP1 gene encoding F-box only protein 50 isoform X1, whose amino-acid sequence is MSLVGGGLWVCLPALPSSPLPNSSPSDTPWFQGFSDESRKWPGARMPGTQQSSSSLNTKMMWPHLQETHNRKRYTEMDRPTDGEMDGRAAEGGMASQPDGRPDGQKEPPRPPSPPFPPRAPSPPPPLSPASIGVPPSPGPSEQGARQLLLDEWGTPGAELNLPEGLSWKLLYVRRPLYRNLLRSPNPEGINIYEPPPPCGPARPLETLGNFSGWQISTEKLLPNFSWTVKQQCVDLLAEGLWEELLDDEQPAITVMDWFEDSRLDVCVYELHVWLLAADRRTVLRQYHAAPRPSPRGPGGRWCQVSHVFKHYGPGVRFIHFLHKVKNRLGSDGFRRTRVTDSSVSLQLQN